A single window of Solanum dulcamara chromosome 5, daSolDulc1.2, whole genome shotgun sequence DNA harbors:
- the LOC129890193 gene encoding 26S proteasome non-ATPase regulatory subunit 8 homolog A, whose translation MDPKLTEVSQIFERFKAAFVRNDFDTCTRLLSQLKVLLTAFTSLPPLFQETSNAIHELTIARDIYEHAVVLSVKMEDQDAFERDFFQLKPYYTDACGRLPASPQEYPILGLNLLRLLVQNRIAEFHTELELLSPSALDNPCIKHAVELEQSFMEGAYHRVLTARQTVPDATYAYFMDLLAKTVRDEIAGCSEKAYDRLSTSDARQILLFSSDKELLQYVEKEHPEWEIKDGFIIFQKVKDSVPCKEIPSLQLITQTLSYARELERIV comes from the exons ATGGATCCAAAGCTTACAGAGGTTTCACAGATTTTCGAACGATTTAAAGCTGCTTTTGTGCGTAACGATTTCGATACTTGCACTAGGCTACTCTCCCAGCTCAAG GTTCTTCTGACTGCATTCACAAGCTTGCCTCCCCTATTCCAAGAAACATCTAATGCCATCCATGAGTTGACAATTGCAA GAGATATTTACGAGCATGCAGTTGTTTTATCTGTGAAGATGGAAGACCAAGATGCTTTTGAGAGGGACTTCTTTCAGCTAAAACCCTATTACACAGATGCATG tGGCCGTCTTCCAGCTTCCCCACAGGAATACCCTATCTTAGGTCTCAATCTTCTGCGGCTCCTTGTTCAGAATAGGATTGCTGAATTCCACACCGAACTTGAGTTACTTTCTCCAAGTGCTTTGGACAACCCATGTATAAAGCATGCTGTCGAATTAGAGCAATCCTTCATGGAAGGGGCTTACCACCGGGTGTTGACTGCACGACAGACTGTGCCTGATGCAACGTATGCTTATTTCATGGATCTGCTTGCAAAGACTGTCAg GGATGAGATAGCTGGATGCAGTGAGAAGGCATATGACCGTCTTTCAACTAGTGATGCTCGGCAAATATTGCTGTTCTCATCGGATAAAGAACTGCTTCAATATGTTGAGAAG GAGCATCCCGAGTGGGAGATCAAAGACGGGTTTATCATCTTCCAGAAAGTAAAAGATTCCGTGCCTTGCAAGGAAATTCCATCCCTTCAGCTCATTACTCAAACCCTCAGCTACGCAAGGGAGTTGGAGCGAATCGTCTGA
- the LOC129890191 gene encoding 30S ribosomal protein S6 alpha, chloroplastic, with protein sequence MASSSSPSVLPSLTSTLSSSTPSIPFSFRGFTKRVNNSGQILKAQTLEFSGSFFEGGFGGGNNDEPPTTPWSGISAVEDKEEPQCPPGLRPYETMVVLRPDMSEDERLALTQKYEELLVAGGGMYVEVFNRGVIPLAYSIRRKNKAGETNTYLDGIYLLFTYFTKPESIAALEATLVADDDVIRSSSFKIRKRKY encoded by the exons ATGgcgtcttcttcttctccatcagTACTCCCATCTCTCACCTCCACGCTCTCTTCTTCTACACCTTCAATACCCTTCAGCTTCAGGGGTTTCACCAAAAGGGTCAATAATTCTGGTCAAATCTTGAAAGCCCAAACTCTAGAATTTTCGGGTTCTTTCTTTGAGGGTGGATTCGGTGGAGGAAACAATGATGAGCCACCGACTACTCCATGGTCGGGGATTTCTGCAGTTGAAGATAAAGAGGAACCGCAGTGCCCACCTGGGTTACGCCCTTATGAAACTATGGTGGTTTTGAGACCCGATATGTCTGAAGATGAAAGACTTGCTCTTACCCAGAAATATGAAGAG TTGCTGGTTGCTGGTGGCGGGATGTATGTGGAGGTCTTCAACCGAGGGGTTATTCCACTTGCATACAGCATTAGGAGAAAAAACAAAGCTGGAGAGACAAATACGTACTTGGACGGAATCTACCTCCTGTTCACTTATTTTACTAAACCTGAATCCATTGCAGCCCTCGAGGCAACACTGGTAGCTGATGATGATGTTATCCGATCTTCCAGTTTCAAGATTAGGAAAAGGAAATACTAG
- the LOC129890192 gene encoding uncharacterized protein LOC129890192, translated as MGLWTLLEGCLLLANALAILNEDRFLAPRGWSFQEYSGVRRNSFKGQLLGLIYATQYLRVLLILLNTLCIVVKFVSG; from the coding sequence ATGGGTTTGTGGACATTGCTCGAGGGCTGCCTGCTTCTTGCAAATGCACTTGCAATATTGAACGAAGACCGTTTCCTTGCTCCAAGAGGATGGAGCTTCCAGGAATATTCAGGGGTCCGGAGAAATTCATTCAAGGGCCAGCTACTTGGTCTTATTTATGCGACTCAATATCTGAGAGTTCTTCTCATACTCCTCAACACACTCTGTATTGTTGTAAAGTTTGTATCTGGATGA